The sequence below is a genomic window from Penaeus monodon isolate SGIC_2016 chromosome 14, NSTDA_Pmon_1, whole genome shotgun sequence.
gaggaggagagagagagagaggaggaggaggagagagagagagagagaggaaggaggagagagagagagagagagagagagaggagagagagagagagagagagagagagagagagagagagactcatatttatacatacatgcaattgcAACACACACCACTGTTTCCACCTGTTGCAGCACAAATTGGTAAAACTTTTATTTCCAGGCCTGCAAACTGTACAAGCCAAGCAGTTAAAGGAATCAATCAAATTGAAGAATTACACAGACTTTTCACACAACATAGCAAaggcaattaaaaaataaaacccacgaATGCAATAACTTAACCTAGTGATAAATCCTGCCGGCGCTTCAGCGAAGGCCAACACCACCATGTATACTTAGGCAGGGAGGAACAAGGTCCTTTTTCAATGCTTTTTACAAAGCATTCTTATCCCTTAATTTTATAACATCAGTCATAGAACAACGTCCCTGAATTCACCCATCTATCGACAGCATGAATACGAAACTGAAATTATATTCccaaaacaataatttataacaGAATTACCAAGACCTACTTTAATTGATGGGAGTTCCTTATGAAAGACTATCTGGGCACTTACTGATAAAGATAAAGCAGCTGGTTATCTCTTggatggttatatatatagagtacgtGGCTGACCTTCTCAATGATACTGCCGAGTTTATTATGAGTTTGTGATAGAAAATGGTTGTTCGAAGGGCAAACATGGGAATATCTAatctattgtattatatttttaacacattCGCCTTTCTCTCCGATACGTAGGTTTGGGCCCATTGGGAAACGAGACTGCAGGTGCAAATTCACCTTCCCGCCTGGCTGTctgggcacacgcacacgcacacgcacactccaacagacaaagaaaataaacttgTCCATTTGGAGGGTGAGACGTCTCCAAGCAAATCATTCCGGAACCAAAATGTTGAGACAAATTTCGCAATCTTTGCCCCTTCTTGGCACCtcctctcctgctcaccttcgctgCTCTCAGCACCTGATATCCCGTGTTCTTGGTTTCTCGTCGGCAACCAGGGTGACCTTGGATGTCGAGTCTCTATTCACCATAGCcctgcttgatgacgtcctcgctttccttccgaGGAAGCTCCCCgccgaggatcctcgtctccctctgctcACCGCCGTCTTTCTCCAGCTGCTTTGTCTGCGTGTGGAGTGCAATTCCCTTGCATTTGGGAGTTGCTTTTACtcccagacgttcggtgttgctaTGGGCTCTCCTCTCTCCAGTCCAGACAAACATGTTCATGGAGTACTTCGAGTATGAGcttttcccttctatctcccttcgttcttcggtttggctgaggtatgtcgaagtctttgctctctggcctcatggccCTGCCAAGTTCTCGGATTTTCTGACGGATCTGAactctccccctccatccgtttcaaggtggaatgggaggctgACAAGCTGCTCTTGGACACCCTAGAGCAGTAGTCCTTAACCTCTTAACTACCACGCCCCCTTTAGGAatgtgtccttccctccacgcctcccttgcatctgtaaataaaaatttctcccagattttaaagaaaattaaaagtacTTTAGTCTTTTTAAGGAGTATGAATAAGTCgcattataattaaacttttCAATATGTGAtcatgctctcgttaagagaaaAGATAATTAGAGAATTTACTACTTTTCTCCACAAACTTCTAATACCATCCACTGCAAGTGTTGCCATCTGTGACCCTCAGTACCTAGAAGGAGAGATCGATTTCCTGCGTCATTCATTTTCTAAACTGGGCTATCCTCGTCATGTTCACGACGTTacccagggcgcggcgtaccttctaccaccaCAACTCTCTTAAAGAAACTCTTCTCCTAAAGatactcctcacctgcccgttctCACCATGCCCTCCTTTCGCTAGGTAAAAACTCCGTCGTAACCTGGTCCACAatagccctccctctacccccaagGTGGGCATCTATGCAGTTCCTTATGGTTTctgtgataagcagtattttGGTAAggcaggcgccagtctcactaagcgtctgtctcaaaatAAACACGCTGGGTATTTAGGTGACAACAACgtcctcttctgccatcagtggaaCACAGGttatcagatggattggtcagctgcgAGAATTCTTTCAGCTTATGTCCACACCcgtagactggtggaatccttcattaagctgctgcctaatttcaacttgatcaGCGGattttctcctgccgacagtctcaTCTACTCCTTTGTGCCGGCCACCATTCGCGTAGACCTCCTGATCCTTCCACTTGACCTGACCTCCTTTCGCTTCCGTTCACGTGTCTTCATATGCGCTGAGTTCAcgctttgcttctttctttcttcaaccctcctctccttttcttcagaCCCCGAGATGGAATCTGTAAACAACAACCTCCAAGACCGGATGGTAGGCTTCAAACTTCTGTCTCCAGCAGCTACCTTCCTGTAACAAGTTCCGCCTTGAGCGGCGCAAAATGTCGCAATGCATTCACTCTGGGCACTTCGGGCGAACTAACACCTGCCTCGAGGCAGCCGCCACATTGAAGAACACGTCTAGTCAGACAGACGAAGCCACACAGGGTCTCCTCTCTACCACCACGTCCTCGACCCCGAGGATACAGGGGTTTAACATCTACCTTCCATAATAAACCCACAAGCCAAGACCCtattcattcacctgcactaagacACTCCCCTCTTTGACATTTGGCGACAGCCGGGTCTCCTCACATTTGGTGCCCAAGCTGGTGGTTTGTTCATAATCCAGAGGATTTCGAGATGCTCTTTCATAATGTAGTTGTACATTGAGTTtcggttaattttccgaaaatgacaccgggtcttccctgacatattgtatatatatcattgttcgTGAGATGACACGATTGATGATGTATTGCATTCCCCGACaattgatgtgatttgataagtcccgtaGCCAGGGGAGGGCCATGAGTAGATAGAATTGTGGGAAACagggaataaataaaacagaacataaatgttaaacacaaacacaacgctTTGTAATGGACAATGAACTCTTACGGACATCCGCCCTCTTTCACAACTTACGGACCGACGCGCCACTTTCAAAAACTCTGCGTGGAAATACCATTCGTTTCGGTAAAAATCCAACAGGGATTTCAAAATCAGACCCTCGGTAATCGTACAAGGTCACTAACCAATAAAACAACCTACCACCTGTGGGTTTCACTACGATCTATATCCTAGCGGGTCTGTCACCTCTCCCTGTGGTAAAACCAGGCGGCAGGCCCCTGGACCCCTGGTTATTATGCGACTAGCCAGGGGCTTACCCCCTGGACCCGTGGTAAATAATCGCTAAAACCAGGGCTACGCCCTGACCCAGGGTAATTTATGCGCTAGCCCTGGACCCGTGGTATATTTACACCCGGACAGGTAAAACCACTGACCTATATCACGAAACACCGAACGTTCTTCGCTTCCGTATGGTCACATGTTGtcaatcacttttttcagcattacGCACTGGATGGTTCAAATATCAAGGCTGTGATAGAAATGAAGGTCTAATTTTCCAGTATTCCCAAAACTTAAAATTGACCCGATCAGCAGCACTCGAATAACATTGCTCACCTCTTTGCTCGAGTATTGAGCGTGGTCTGTCAATTCCGGTGCAAAAGCCAGgcgcacacggttattgtacagaTAGCATAATTACTTACCCAAACACgtaatggaaaataaaaggagagatatGCATTACATCATGAAATCCGACCGAAAAGAGCTGATAATGACAAATACGTTTCTACGAGGCGTAGCAAACAAATTATTGGAATGAGTTCGGTATCATTTGCTTTGATTTTCGGAAGTAAAATGGGaaacttagaaaatgaagggcaATCTTCGATCTTCTCCAATCCCTATGATTTAGCACCCTTGTTGCACATAGATGAAAAGgttcttagttttcgtcaaggaactccatacacttatttacTGTACGTGTTGACAGCAGAAAATTTCCGAGTTTCTTtagcatcactgaatccaaactgaaACCTTAAAACTACTGTAAACATTAATACTCAAGATATATTTGGgataaaacagataaatcaaATTCGATATGggaatataaacataaaaggaAAGAATCATGTACTGAAACTAGAAATTAAAAGGAACCTGAAGACATTTACAAGGACGGATATGACTCATCCATTAACATGAAATGAagtagcaaaataaaataaaacgaaaagggtTAATACAAACCGACAACATTAATTACTACAAGTTTTgcatacaaaacaaaattaattactcGGGCCAATTATAGAAACCTAAATGAAACCaacaaatacaaattaaaatggAAACCAAAAGAGCATTTCAAACGGATCGGCTAAATCCGGCGAGCAGATAAAAATGAACACGAAGAAATGAACGAAAAATCATAAATCATAGGCAGAGGGCCGTAATAGTTTACAAGATTCACATGAACCTGAACAACATAATTATGATACTCATGAAAGCCTCGGATACTCATCTGAAGTTTGTTATACAGCAATTTACTTCGCTAGTTACCTGACCGGTCACCAGCGACTGAACTCGCCTGCCCGAAACAGGTGATTCTGGCAGTTTACATTGTTGGAACAATAAAAGTACGAGCAATATCACACAATAATGGAATATCAACAAAGGCGATGATGCTGATTTGTTAATCATAACGCAACAATTACTAAAGGTCATCAAAATAAACTAGAACAGTAAAAATTAATAGGTAAATGGCAAAGAAATTCCTTCGTAAATGGCAAAGAAAATGGGGGCTGCCCAACTGGGGAACCTTTGGTAAAACGAAAAAGCGGCTCTCTCGGGGACACTACAACCCCACAGTGAAACCATAGACAATTGACGTTGAAACAAATGGGGTAACCATAATAACGAAGTTTTATAAGGTGTCACACAGACTAGTGAAATGCTCTACATGAGACCGTATAAGCAGAGTCATTAGAAGAGCGTTACATAAGAGAGTAACTAGCGGCCTAGGGTTGGTCTGATCGTTTGTTTGCTGTTTTCATCAATAATTTAGGGTCAAACATACGCCCAGGTAACTATCTTAATGTGTAGACAACgcaaaaaaaaggcaatagaCGTCTCATGCCAATGTCTCCAGATGGACATCGATAACTTATGTGGAGTTGTACTTAAAAAACAAGTATTAAGGCTTCGGGAAGTAGAAATCGACCTTATACCAATAAAAATTTAGGGGACGCAATGTTAAAtgcaaaggagagggaaaatgaaattgGAATAACCAAAAGCAGGGACTTAAGCCTTGAAGATCATATGAATGAATTGATCATTatagccatcataagacctaatCTAACGTACGatgcagtggtatggagtccacaattatatatatatatatatatatatatatatatatatatatctatatatatatatatatatatatatatatatatatatatatatatatagtatagtatatgtgtgtgtgtgtgtgtgtgtgtgtgtgtgtgtgtgtgtgtgtgtgtggtgtgtgttgtgtgtgtgtgatgtgtatgaagtgtgtggtgtgtgtgtggtgtgtgtgtgtgtgtgtgtggtgtgtgtgtgtattattgtgttgttatatatatatatatatatatatatatatatatatatatatatatatatatatatatagacaagctGGAAAGATTTCAAAGAACAGCCACAGGGTGGGCACCAACTCTAAAAGACAGACTACACAAATCAGGACTTCCTACActggatgaaaaggggaaaggtgtgATGTGATTATGAGCAGTGAAGATAGAGATAACTTTatgattttgaacacaagaagatcgagatgataaagtaaaaagttgaaagtaaaaagtgttatgtcaaaaagtaaaaatttccaGACAAAGCCATGGAACAATCTCCCAAATAACGTggtgtgccaaaaatgtgcattaatttaataaaacgttatatgataattgatatatagaAAACGGGACCCTCTAACTTTAGCTCCTTCTCCCGTAAtgaaacaagaacacaaacacacaaacactgcgTATGTGTGcgaatgtataatacataaacatacatataagtggTTGTAATATAAAAGGTTATTAAGAACTGATATTAGTTTGATAGTGTACAGCGTAGCATCCGCGAGATGTTATAATAGACATTTAAATAGGCACGTTGCAAGACATTATCCCGGGAGTGGGAACAGTCAGTGGGTGTTGCTAGATTTgtaacatatttaacataatttttttttctttttctttaaagtgGTATATGTAGCTCAAAATATTTAATCTGTCTCCGTATACGCACTAATGGTAATTTGAAATTAGTCTGGCTGCCTTGATCAACAGAAAGATGAGATATGGAGGCCACCGCAGAAagtaaaaatgaagggaaaatgttTCTCGGCTGATCTTGGTGGTGGAATGATTATGTAACATTTAGTAATTTTGAAATttgatttattatcaattttatttatttatttgttaatgatTTAATTCAATTTCATCGATTTCCACTTGGTAACGTTGTGAAATAAACACCAACACGGATAGGTTAAATTTGAAATAAACTTATTTGTATAAGTATAGTAAGTATAAGTATGTGTAATGGAAACTTCCTAGGTCCTCCCTTGCATAGTTGGTTTCACTGTGGTTCTAAAAGGATTTCGCAGCACAGGCtaattttttccttgatttttcttttgaGGGATCCAAAAAGTTTAGTTGAATTCGTCAGTGTCATGTCCCTAAATTTCGGTTTCTGTAAATTTCATGTCAtgaaaaggaaaagtaagaaaatatgatgatttCAGGTTTCAATTGTCACATTTTTTTCTGGATGATAAAGTAAGCaaattggtttattattataGGAATATGCGGATAATTAAATCACCACAGAAGCAAGCTGATATTTTATTCACTATATTGGAAAATAAAGGCATCAGTTTTTAAGCAATAATATGGATGCTTTTGCACCTTGAAAatcactttattattttgtttgcttgttcgttcttggcaatatagaaaaaaaataagctcaAAGTTTAGCATCGTAATGGCccggcatgtatatacatatctcaagATGGGTTGATGATGCACTATGTATTTTGCAATATTGAACGAGAAACTGTCCCTCATATTTGGTTTCACAAGACCTAATCATCAAGAGGTATCATGTTTTATCAACACAGCACTTGGTAGAAAcagtgaaatctctctctctctctctctctctctctctctctctctctctttctctctctctctctctctcacacacacacacacacacacacactttccttagGAGTAAATAAAAACAGATCTATGAATGCCAACAATTTATTTTGTCAAAGAAATCATCGTCATTTGCTCGTGCTATCGACGGCGCTTCCTGACATTTTCTGTttgaaggagaaatgagagagagaaaaaaatatcgattATTCAGCTGTATTTCTACTGTCTTGGGATTCTAGTCACACTCTTAAATGTTCTCGATAAGCCTTAAGGTCGATTCACGTATATCAGTGCCGCGTCAGTTCAGCGTCAGTGAAATCCGTCTGTTCACATATCCGTAGTGACTCCGTACAGCGTGAAATCAGTAATGATCAAAATGGCAATTTTTTCAGACGTGGCTTTGGCAATGATTGTCATAATTcttgatgaagagggagaggctgAGCATAAGCTGAAGTAAAGAAAGTGGGAGCATGAAgcgtggaaaaagagagaaagtgaaggtgaGTTTGCTACTTTGCACAAGGAGTTAATTGATGTTGAAACAAATTTATTCCAGTGCTTCATAATGTCCCAAAAAATGGTTTCAAAACGTTACTCAGTAAAACAGAGGCCCGCCTGAAGAAGCGAGGCACCCATTAGGAAATGATACAAATGTTTTGTTGTGCGCTAGTTACTGCATCTGTCTATTCACACAGAAGATTTTTCATAACAAACAAATCTTGTGCATCTATTCTGCTATAcatcatatttatgtattaaaaaaggctagattcatcatttatttttacagACAACCCTCCCAAAAATCTTGTCCGACGTCCgtgaaaaaagcagaagaaatatCGGTGGCAACGATATTCCTCTTCACGGCACGGACACGTAACTGACGCTGAGCCTCAAAACACGGTGCTGCGCCGGACACGTGCGAATGCGTCAGCCGAATTcattgtaacatttttttttttaccgacgcTGACGGACTGAGAGGACGCggcactgaaaaaaaacactGGTATGGGTGAATGAGCCTTTATGACCCATTCTGAGATTTACGGAAAATAAGAGTAAACAATATCCTAAATGTGAtcgattacaacaacaacaaaaaaaaatcaataaataaaaaataagtgaataaacaaataaaaaaataataatgataataataataataataataataataataataataataataataataataatgataataataataaccataataataaataatgataaaaaaaacctcATCTCACTTACCCCCTTACGCCCTTGCTATCGCAGTGCAGAAGGGTCGTACTTGAAGACCTTGTCCGCATGGCAGCCCTTCCTCACGGACGACACCTCGCCGTTGGACATCCCGATCTCCTCCGTGGTCCAGATGCCGTACCAGCCTCCGTCGGCGCTCGGCTCGAGACACGCCCCGCCGCCGCCGTAGCCAGCATCGCTGGAATCGGACGAGGGGTTGGGTCAAGAGGGTGCCATCAGCCACCACAACGACATCAACGTTGACTTCGATATTAACATCAGCAACAAGAAGATCAGGAA
It includes:
- the LOC119581292 gene encoding uncharacterized protein LOC119581292 isoform X1, with the protein product MYHDANQCGGELLVLRDLDTLLDFNDVASSFVVTGDSSWTVYHDAGYGGGGACLEPSADGGWYGIWTTEEIGMSNGEVSSVRKGCHADKVFKYDPSALR